A single region of the Felis catus isolate Fca126 chromosome F2, F.catus_Fca126_mat1.0, whole genome shotgun sequence genome encodes:
- the TSPYL5 gene encoding testis-specific Y-encoded-like protein 5, protein MSGRSRGRKSSRAKNRGKGRGKARVRAAPEDAPRDPDPTQCQRLGEETQAAQVQAGAGWGGLETAAPAPPRRPGEEAACRLPLDCGLALRARAAGGRGQAATRPGLGKATSLSERLATDTVFVGTVGTVGRPKNGPRVGNRRGAAGKKASETCSAVGRVPQALAGGKLKKGAIGESVSAPVGEETKVEKDAGSGPLATDGSMDTLETVQLKLETMNAQADRAYLRLSRKFGQLRLHHLERRNLLIQSIPGFWGQAFQNHPQLSSFLNNQDKEVLSYLNSLEVEELGLARLGYKIKFYFGRNPYFQNKVLIKEYGCGPSGQVVSRSTPIQWLPGHDLQSLSQGNPDNSRSFFGWFSNHSSIESDKIVEIINEELWPNPLQYYLMSEGARAEKGKEGRQGPAKQPVETPEPGANKSN, encoded by the coding sequence ATGAGCGGCCGAAGTAGGGGTAGAAAGTCCTCCCGCGCCAAAAACCGGGGCAAAGGCCGAGGCAAAGCCCGAGTTCGCGCTGCTCCTGAAGACGCCCCCCGCGACCCGGACCCAACACAGTGCCAGAGGCTCGGGGAGGAAACCCAGGCGGCACAGGTGCAGGCTGGCGCGGGTTGGGGTGGCCTGGAAACCGCTGCGCCCGCGCCGCCCCGTCGGCCCGGGGAGGAGGCTGCCTGCCGGCTCCCCCTGGATTGTGGCCTCGCGCTCCGCGCCCGAGCTGCGGGGGGTCGCGGGCAGGCTGCGACCAGGCCCGGCCTGGGGAAGGCCACATCCCTCTCGGAGCGCCTAGCGACAGACACGGTCTTCGTGGGAACCGTGGGAACCGTGGGAAGGCCAAAAAATGGCCCCCGCGTTGGAAATCGGCGTGGTGCTGCTGGGAAGAAGGCCTCAGAAACCTGTAGCGCAGTAGGGAGAGTACCTCAGGCCCTAGCTGGTGGGAAGCTGAAGAAAGGGGCCATTGGGGAGAGCGTCTCCGCCCCTGTGGGAGAAGAAACGAAGGTGGAGAAGGATGCAGGGTCAGGGCCCCTGGCGACAGATGGCAGCATGGATACGCTGGAGACCGTCCAGCTGAAGCTGGAGACCATGAACGCCCAGGCGGACAGGGCCTACCTTCGGCTCTCGCGCAAGTTCGGGCAGTTGCGACTGCATCACTTAGAGCGCAGGAACCTCCTCATCCAGAGTATCCCAGGTTTCTGGGGGCAGGCTTTTCAGAACCACCCCCAGCTCTCATCCTTTCTGAACAACCAAGATAAAGAGGTTCTCAGCTACTTGAACAGCCTGGAGGTGGAAGAGCTTGGCCTCGCGAGATTGGGCTACAAAATCAAGTTCTACTTCGGGCGCAACCCCTATTTCCAAAATAAGGTGCTCATCAAGGAATACGGGTGTGGGCCTTCGGGTCAGGTGGTGTCTCGTTCTACTCCAATCCAGTGGCTCCCGGGCCATGATCTCCAGTCGTTAAGCCAGGGCAACCCAGACAACAGCCGTAGCTTCTTTGGGTGGTTTTCAAACCACAGCTCCATTGAGTCTGACAAGATTGTGGAGATCATCAACGAGGAACTGTGGCCCAATCCCCTGCAGTACTACCTTATGAGTGAAGGGGCCcgtgcagagaaaggaaaggagggcagGCAAGGTCCAGCAAAGCAGCCAGTGGAGACCCCTGAGCCTGGGGCAAACAAGTCCAACTGA